A single window of Leptolyngbya ohadii IS1 DNA harbors:
- a CDS encoding serine/threonine-protein kinase has translation MDASIPPTEKLTPETQPANQSPTQLIELCGSENLFRNRYQLVRGLGRGGFGVTFLAKDMKLPSNPLCVIKKLCPKVSNAIVLQRARQRFEREAKTLSQLGSHAQIPRLLDYFELEGEFFLVQEYVRGRTLAKEVKLRGVFSEAEVKLFLRELLPVLSYIHQQQVIHRDIKPPNIIRCQDDGRLVLIDFGAVKEQFIQVDENTHKGATTHFVGTLGFAPPEQLALRATYASDVFAVGVTCLYLLTGKPPMEFDYDVDTGEVLWQHSVQVSDYFGKVLDKMLKTSLPDRYQSAEEVLRAIELEPYLDSLASCMSNHPLGKLDDEEMLHRSYLSPIVRTAIAIRRWRKRKLAAERRRKNSEMIIY, from the coding sequence ATGGATGCTTCAATCCCCCCTACCGAAAAATTGACGCCTGAAACGCAGCCCGCTAATCAGTCCCCCACCCAGCTCATTGAACTGTGCGGCTCCGAGAATCTGTTCCGCAATCGCTATCAGCTTGTACGCGGGCTAGGACGGGGTGGCTTTGGGGTGACATTCCTGGCAAAGGACATGAAGTTGCCCAGCAATCCGCTCTGCGTGATCAAAAAGCTGTGCCCCAAGGTTTCCAATGCGATCGTGCTTCAGCGTGCCCGCCAGCGATTTGAGCGAGAGGCAAAGACGCTCAGCCAGCTTGGAAGCCACGCCCAGATTCCGCGCCTGCTGGACTATTTTGAGCTAGAAGGCGAATTCTTCCTGGTGCAGGAATACGTGCGGGGACGCACCCTGGCAAAGGAAGTGAAACTGCGCGGCGTTTTCTCCGAGGCGGAGGTCAAACTCTTTTTGCGGGAACTGCTGCCCGTGCTGAGCTATATCCACCAGCAGCAGGTGATTCACCGGGACATCAAGCCCCCCAATATTATTCGCTGCCAGGATGACGGCAGGCTGGTGCTGATTGACTTCGGCGCTGTAAAAGAGCAGTTTATCCAGGTGGATGAGAATACCCATAAGGGCGCAACGACGCACTTTGTTGGCACTCTGGGTTTTGCCCCACCCGAACAGCTGGCGCTGCGAGCCACCTATGCAAGCGATGTCTTTGCTGTGGGCGTTACCTGCCTCTATCTGCTGACGGGCAAGCCGCCGATGGAGTTTGACTATGACGTGGATACGGGAGAAGTGCTGTGGCAGCATTCCGTCCAGGTAAGCGACTACTTTGGCAAAGTGCTGGACAAAATGCTGAAGACTAGTCTGCCCGATCGCTACCAGTCGGCGGAAGAGGTGCTGCGGGCGATCGAGCTAGAACCTTACCTGGATAGTTTGGCGTCCTGTATGAGCAATCATCCGCTCGGCAAGCTGGACGACGAGGAAATGCTGCATCGCAGTTATCTTTCTCCGATCGTGCGGACGGCGATTGCAATCAGACGATGGCGGAAGCGCAAACTGGCAGCCGAGCGGCGACGCAAAAACTCGGAGATGATTATTTACTAG
- a CDS encoding Maf family protein: protein MARPIPRFVLASASPARKKLLQGAGIPIFVQPSDFDESQIQESQPDRLVQLLAQGKAETVAPLLSNSLILGCDSVLALDGEIYGKPKDPAEAIDRWKQMRGRVGQLYTGHCLIDQPQQKTLVRCQVTEIHFAKVSDREIEAYVATGEPLNCAGCFALEGRGGLFVERLEGCHSNVIGLSLPLLREMLSQLQYEVSDFWLR from the coding sequence ATGGCTCGCCCGATTCCGCGTTTTGTTCTGGCATCTGCCTCTCCGGCTCGCAAGAAGCTGCTGCAAGGGGCAGGCATTCCTATCTTTGTGCAGCCCAGCGATTTCGACGAATCCCAAATTCAGGAATCGCAGCCCGATCGCCTGGTGCAATTACTAGCACAGGGCAAAGCCGAAACCGTGGCACCATTGCTGTCCAATTCGCTGATTTTGGGGTGTGATTCCGTATTGGCACTGGATGGTGAAATCTACGGGAAACCTAAAGATCCGGCAGAGGCGATCGATCGCTGGAAGCAAATGCGCGGGCGAGTTGGGCAACTTTATACCGGACATTGCCTGATCGATCAGCCGCAGCAAAAGACGCTGGTGCGATGCCAGGTGACGGAGATCCATTTCGCCAAGGTGAGCGATCGGGAAATCGAGGCTTATGTGGCAACGGGAGAACCGCTGAACTGTGCCGGATGCTTTGCGCTAGAAGGACGGGGTGGACTGTTTGTAGAACGGCTGGAAGGCTGTCATAGCAACGTGATTGGGCTAAGTTTGCCCCTGCTGCGCGAAATGCTGTCACAGTTGCAGTACGAAGTCTCGGATTTCTGGCTAAGGTAG
- the psbP gene encoding photosystem II reaction center PsbP — protein sequence MLKRIAAVLLVVLSLSLQSCASGATGLKSYVNTYQGYQFLYPNGWIEVKVNNGPDVVLHDLIEETENASVIISPVKDDKTLEELGTPTEVGYRLSKNAIAPEGSGRQAELVSAEAREDGEKTYYLLEYAVTLPNQLRHNIASVAVRRGQLYTFNVSTTERRWEKVEDRLRKVAKSFSVY from the coding sequence ATGCTGAAGCGGATTGCAGCAGTGCTGCTCGTTGTGCTGAGCCTGAGTTTACAGAGTTGCGCTTCGGGGGCGACGGGGCTAAAAAGCTATGTCAACACCTATCAGGGCTACCAGTTCCTCTACCCCAACGGCTGGATTGAAGTCAAGGTGAATAACGGTCCCGATGTGGTGCTGCACGACCTGATCGAGGAGACGGAAAACGCCAGCGTCATTATCAGTCCCGTCAAGGACGACAAAACGCTAGAGGAATTGGGAACCCCGACGGAAGTGGGCTATCGACTTTCAAAGAATGCGATCGCCCCAGAGGGATCGGGACGACAGGCGGAACTGGTCTCTGCTGAGGCACGCGAGGACGGGGAAAAGACTTACTATCTGCTGGAATATGCGGTAACGTTGCCCAATCAGCTTCGCCACAATATTGCCAGCGTGGCAGTGCGACGGGGACAGCTTTATACCTTCAATGTGTCTACAACAGAGCGGCGCTGGGAGAAGGTCGAGGATCGGCTCCGTAAGGTAGCAAAATCCTTCTCGGTGTACTAG